In the genome of Monodelphis domestica isolate mMonDom1 chromosome 2, mMonDom1.pri, whole genome shotgun sequence, one region contains:
- the SIKE1 gene encoding suppressor of IKBKE 1 isoform X3 — protein MSCTIEKILTDAKTLLERLREHDAAAESLVDQSTALHRRVAAMREAGAVLPDQYQEDAVDLKDVSKYKPHILLSQENTQIRDLQQENRELWISLEEHQDALELIMSKYRKQMLQLMIAKKAEDAEPVLKAHQSHSLEIESQIDRICEMGEVMRKAVQVDDDQFCKIREKLAQLEVRILFLLLEKYVIFQTYHLSDNLSGDDFQIYISNPELLSEL, from the exons ATGAGCTGCACCATCGAGAAGATCCTGACCGATGCGAAGACGCTGCTGGAGCGGCTGCGAGAGCACGACGCCGCCGCGGAGTCTTTGGTGGATCAGTCAACTGCCCTGCACCGGCGGGTGGCTGCGATGAGGGAGGCGGGCGCTGTTCTGCCCGACCAG TATCAAGAGGATGCCGTGGACCTGAAGGACGTGTCCAAATACAAACCGCACATCCTACTGTCTCAAGAGAACACGCAGATTAGAGACTTGCAGCAGGAGAACCGAG AGTTATGGATTTCCTTGGAGGAACACCAGGATGCTTTGGAACTCATCATGAGCAAGTACAGGAAACAAATGCTACAATTAATGATTGCTAAAAAAGCAGAGGATGCTGAACCAGTCTTGAAAGCTCACCAATCACACTCTTTA GAAATTGAAAGTCAGATTGATAGAATCTGTGAAATGGGAGAAGTGATGAGGAAAGCTGTTCAGGTGGATGATGACCAGTTTTGTAAGATTCGGGAAAAATTAGCACAACTAGAggtaagaatattatttttgttattggaaAAGTATGTCATCTTTCAGACATATCACCTTAGTGATAATCTCTCTGGAGATGACTTTCAAATCTATATATCCAACCCTGAACTCTTATCTGAACTCTAA
- the SIKE1 gene encoding suppressor of IKBKE 1 isoform X2 codes for MSCTIEKILTDAKTLLERLREHDAAAESLVDQSTALHRRVAAMREAGAVLPDQVRRGRAGRPRPGGEYQEDAVDLKDVSKYKPHILLSQENTQIRDLQQENRELWISLEEHQDALELIMSKYRKQMLQLMIAKKAEDAEPVLKAHQSHSLEIESQIDRICEMGEVMRKAVQVDDDQFCKIREKLAQLELENKELRELLSISSESLQVRKEDSMESASQVTK; via the exons ATGAGCTGCACCATCGAGAAGATCCTGACCGATGCGAAGACGCTGCTGGAGCGGCTGCGAGAGCACGACGCCGCCGCGGAGTCTTTGGTGGATCAGTCAACTGCCCTGCACCGGCGGGTGGCTGCGATGAGGGAGGCGGGCGCTGTTCTGCCCGACCAGGTCAGGCGGGGCCGTGCGGGGCGCCCTAGGCCCGGGGGCGAG TATCAAGAGGATGCCGTGGACCTGAAGGACGTGTCCAAATACAAACCGCACATCCTACTGTCTCAAGAGAACACGCAGATTAGAGACTTGCAGCAGGAGAACCGAG AGTTATGGATTTCCTTGGAGGAACACCAGGATGCTTTGGAACTCATCATGAGCAAGTACAGGAAACAAATGCTACAATTAATGATTGCTAAAAAAGCAGAGGATGCTGAACCAGTCTTGAAAGCTCACCAATCACACTCTTTA GAAATTGAAAGTCAGATTGATAGAATCTGTGAAATGGGAGAAGTGATGAGGAAAGCTGTTCAGGTGGATGATGACCAGTTTTGTAAGATTCGGGAAAAATTAGCACAACTAGAg CTTGAAAACAAGGAGCTTCGGGAACTGTTGTCCATCAGTAGTGAGTCTCTCCAGGTGAGGAAGGAAGACTCAATGGAGAGTGCTTCCCAAGTCACCAAATAA
- the SIKE1 gene encoding suppressor of IKBKE 1 isoform X1, with product MSCTIEKILTDAKTLLERLREHDAAAESLVDQSTALHRRVAAMREAGAVLPDQVRRGRAGRPRPGGEYQEDAVDLKDVSKYKPHILLSQENTQIRDLQQENRELWISLEEHQDALELIMSKYRKQMLQLMIAKKAEDAEPVLKAHQSHSLEIESQIDRICEMGEVMRKAVQVDDDQFCKIREKLAQLEVRILFLLLEKYVIFQTYHLSDNLSGDDFQIYISNPELLSEL from the exons ATGAGCTGCACCATCGAGAAGATCCTGACCGATGCGAAGACGCTGCTGGAGCGGCTGCGAGAGCACGACGCCGCCGCGGAGTCTTTGGTGGATCAGTCAACTGCCCTGCACCGGCGGGTGGCTGCGATGAGGGAGGCGGGCGCTGTTCTGCCCGACCAGGTCAGGCGGGGCCGTGCGGGGCGCCCTAGGCCCGGGGGCGAG TATCAAGAGGATGCCGTGGACCTGAAGGACGTGTCCAAATACAAACCGCACATCCTACTGTCTCAAGAGAACACGCAGATTAGAGACTTGCAGCAGGAGAACCGAG AGTTATGGATTTCCTTGGAGGAACACCAGGATGCTTTGGAACTCATCATGAGCAAGTACAGGAAACAAATGCTACAATTAATGATTGCTAAAAAAGCAGAGGATGCTGAACCAGTCTTGAAAGCTCACCAATCACACTCTTTA GAAATTGAAAGTCAGATTGATAGAATCTGTGAAATGGGAGAAGTGATGAGGAAAGCTGTTCAGGTGGATGATGACCAGTTTTGTAAGATTCGGGAAAAATTAGCACAACTAGAggtaagaatattatttttgttattggaaAAGTATGTCATCTTTCAGACATATCACCTTAGTGATAATCTCTCTGGAGATGACTTTCAAATCTATATATCCAACCCTGAACTCTTATCTGAACTCTAA
- the SIKE1 gene encoding suppressor of IKBKE 1 isoform X4 → MSCTIEKILTDAKTLLERLREHDAAAESLVDQSTALHRRVAAMREAGAVLPDQYQEDAVDLKDVSKYKPHILLSQENTQIRDLQQENRELWISLEEHQDALELIMSKYRKQMLQLMIAKKAEDAEPVLKAHQSHSLEIESQIDRICEMGEVMRKAVQVDDDQFCKIREKLAQLELENKELRELLSISSESLQVRKEDSMESASQVTK, encoded by the exons ATGAGCTGCACCATCGAGAAGATCCTGACCGATGCGAAGACGCTGCTGGAGCGGCTGCGAGAGCACGACGCCGCCGCGGAGTCTTTGGTGGATCAGTCAACTGCCCTGCACCGGCGGGTGGCTGCGATGAGGGAGGCGGGCGCTGTTCTGCCCGACCAG TATCAAGAGGATGCCGTGGACCTGAAGGACGTGTCCAAATACAAACCGCACATCCTACTGTCTCAAGAGAACACGCAGATTAGAGACTTGCAGCAGGAGAACCGAG AGTTATGGATTTCCTTGGAGGAACACCAGGATGCTTTGGAACTCATCATGAGCAAGTACAGGAAACAAATGCTACAATTAATGATTGCTAAAAAAGCAGAGGATGCTGAACCAGTCTTGAAAGCTCACCAATCACACTCTTTA GAAATTGAAAGTCAGATTGATAGAATCTGTGAAATGGGAGAAGTGATGAGGAAAGCTGTTCAGGTGGATGATGACCAGTTTTGTAAGATTCGGGAAAAATTAGCACAACTAGAg CTTGAAAACAAGGAGCTTCGGGAACTGTTGTCCATCAGTAGTGAGTCTCTCCAGGTGAGGAAGGAAGACTCAATGGAGAGTGCTTCCCAAGTCACCAAATAA